TTTTTCACCGGAAGAACTCTTCCGCCATTCGCTCAAAACCGCCCAAAGTCACATTGAACCGAATTTATGGGCTATTCAAGGGAGCAATTGTATTTTGAATAAGGAACAGTATCCCAAAATTCACATGCTCGCAACATCAGTGGTAGAAGAGATAAAGCAGCAGTCCCCCTATTATCGGGAGAGCGCGTACGGCTTGTTGATGTCTCTATATATCGAACTGCTTCGAATTCATGCGAGCAGCGAGCGCTTGTCATCTCAGGATCAGGAACGGGAACGAGACCTCCAAGGTGACTTGGTCATCTCACCGGTGCTGGAGTTTATCACCAAAAACTATATGATGCCTGTGACCATCGATTACCTCGCTGAACTGTGTCATCTGAGTACAACGCATTTTCGCCGCAAGTTCCATGAAATTATGGGAACCACACCGCTTGATTTTCTGAACAGTACCCGGATTGAAGAGGCATGCAAACGATTAAAAAGCACCGAGGCCTCCATTCTGTCCATCTCTGAGCAGGTCGGCTTCCGATCCATCTCCAGCTTTAACCGTTGCTTCGCCAAACTGATGGGAGAATCACCCAAAGCCTGGCGCAAAGGGGCTCATACAGAAGCACAGTCTGCAAAAGCGTCGATATTGGAATTCACGGGGTGGGTATGAATTCACGTACAACTTATTGAAATAACCTTTCTCATAAAAAAGATACAAAAAAGCCCGTAAGTCGTGATGGATTGCATCCCCTAGAATTTCATCGGTTAAACCCAAGGGGTTTTCCAATGTCTATTCTAAGGGGGCAATCCACCTTAGGCTTGGGCTTTTTTTAAAAATAGATGGCCGTTCCACGCGACCCTTATACTGATACTTATTTATTAATCACAAATCGTCTAAAGCGTCTCCGTATTAAGCGTAAACCCTTCAATCACGACATCCTCGTCCACTTCAATCATGATACAACGTCTGCCTTGATAGTTCACCTGTTTCACATATCTCAGGTCTTGAGGGCTAACCGAAATCGTAGCAACCTTGGTCTCGATCTTGATGGACTTGGACGTAAACTTCGGCATAACACTGGTCGCCTTCATCTCATAGTTCTTGTTGTCAACGATCGTTTCGAAGGCACGTTCTACTTTCTCCGTTGTCAGATCCTCTATACCGCTTGCGGTCAGTACACGTTCCAGATCTTTATAATCCAGCTTTGGAGGTTCTTCCTCATGGGACTCTTCGTTAATCTCGATGACTCGGTTAATCTCCTCATATACATGTGCAATGGTGGCTGAATCGAGCTGTTCACCAGCCACTTCCTTGACGATATCTTCGAAGATCGCCCGTTCTTCCAGTGCGGTTACGGATCTTTCTCCATTCAATACATTTTCAACAAAATGCGGATCCGGGAAATTGGATTTCCCCGTACAATACAGTACACGATTCACATCGGAGTAGTTGTCCGTTACGCTAGGGTACAGGAACCCTTGCTCTGGCGTGCTTAATTTGATAATCGGATCGACAATAATGTTGTATTTGAATTCTCTCTCCACGTAATCAAACAAGAGTGTCTTCCGCTGTTTCTCCGTGGAATTCACGCTGCACAGAATGAACGGATGGGCGAACACCTCATTCTTCTCGCTCTCTTCCGTAGCTTCGTTTCTAGCCTTGGTCGGCAAGTAATACTGTCCACGCACGAACGTAGCTACCATATCCCGCTCAAATTTCGTATCCACCAACATTCGATCCACGAGCAGCAGCATCAGATCCTGCCATTCATCCGGATCACCTGTTACCAGCGCCTGGTGAAGCAATACCTGTGCTGGATCCTCCGCCGCTTCCTGGAACTTCAATTCAAATAACTTCTGATCCAAATCACCTGTCAGCAATTTTTTGAAATTGCCCATGTACAGCTCCTGCTTCTCTCTGTCCACCAGTTCGAACGGGTGACGCTCCCAGTGATATACCTCATTCGTTTCCTTCGTAATATACACGTTGAGAATATCGTAAATATTCAGTAGATCGTGATCGAGTTTAAACTGCTTGCGTATATGCGCGACTTCTTTTTTATTCATATTGGATTCGGCAACTCCTTAGATATGTTTCTGGCTTTATTAGTATAAAGGATCGACAGAAAATTTGTTGACTAACTTGTAGCTTGACGGTTACTAGATTTCAGTTACCCAAGTACGTGATATTCATAACAACACAAAAAGGGAGACACTCTCTACGTTCATACGAGCACCTCCTGCATGCGTTACATCTCCTGATGTTCTAATCTATTACAGTGATTCCCATTAACACCTTACATATTTGCGCTTGAAGCCCGTCCGCCCTTTTTCCACTGCCTTTTGGATATTCTCAGAGGCATTCAGCAGCTTGCTCTTGGGCATGTCCTTGTTCACTTCGACAGGTCCCACAGCCTGGGCTGTCTCCACTGCCTGATCGTGCAACGGTTGATAGGATGTCGCGACTGTATACAGGAAGTTGTTCATTGAATATTTCGTTCGTTCCGGAGATTCGTGAATCGTCTTTTTCACCTGTTCCAGCATCTCCATCATTTTATTCTCCGAAAACTCAGCATCCTTTCGACTGCCGAGCAACCAACAGTAACAGCTCCATCCTGCTGACATTTTCAGCTCATCTCCACTCGCGATCCACTTATCCGAAACTTCTTGAGCAATATCCGTCTCCGCCAGCGTGACGGCAACGATGAAGTCAGAGATCATGTAAAAATAAGCAGCGTCAATCCAACGGTCAAAATCAGCTTCCGTCATTGCTTGAGGATCGGCAATCACGCCCGCAAAGTACATCGCATCATAATTCCCCGTTGCATATAGTTGCTCTGCCAAAGGTTGATCCTTTTTGATCCGCTTCGCCATTGGTTTCATCGCACCGGTTGCCACGCCAAATAACGGTTCATGCGCACCATTGGAGATATAGATTTTTTTCGTTCGTTCTTTGCCCAGCGCTTCAAGCTCCTGCATCACTTCATCTAAATTCATTTCGTGACACTCCCAATCCTATAAATTATATATCTGATCATATCAAACGGACACTTATGTTTAACAAAAAACCGATGAAAAATCGCACATTATCCAATTCGAACCATTCTGCCATATGCATAATCATTCCGGCCAGATTATTACCTTTCGTATGAGGAATTCGCCACTGGGGTATTTTTCCTAAAAAAACTGAATACTATTCAAATTTCCCTGTTGCTCTGACAACCTGTTCGAGCATTATCACCGATCATAACATCTATATCATTGTTTCGCACAGATCCCTGAAAAGATAGATATAACTTCTTCGCAGACAGACATTTTTCCTTTCTTATGTTTCTACCGGCAACTTCTGATACCTGCCGAGAACCTGATTAAAAGAGCTAATTCCACCAGCACAAGCAGAGCAACATATGTCCATGTCCAAGCAACGTTAAGCTATGGCAGGATACGTCGCTCATCGTTTATGTTCAGTTTAGTGTTGTTAACAAAACCGAGATGAGAAAGGATGCGAGAGCATGAGCAACAATCAAGTGTTAGGCTTTGCCCCTGCCCTGGGCTGGAATTCGTGGAATACCTTTACGTGGGATATTAACGAACAATTAATTCGGGATGTCGCTGATGTGTTTGTATCGGAAGGTTATCTGGCCGCTGGTTACGAGTATATTGTCATTGATGATTGCTGGAGCCTGAAGGAACGTGATGCGAGCGGCAATCTGGTGGCTGACCCGGAGAAATTTCCTAGCGGAATGAGAGCGCTTTCCGATTATATCCATAGCAAAGGACTAAAGTTCGGCATGTATTCATGCGTGGGTACGCATACATGTGCCGGGTATCCGGGCAGCTTTGAGCATGAATTCCAGGATGCTGCCCTTTTTGCCGAATGGGGCGTTGATTATTTGAAGTATGATTACTGCTTCAAGCCGCGCCATATCTCAGGAGAGCTGCTGTACAAACGGATGAGCCTTGCGCTCAAAAACTGTGGACGCGATATCCTGTTCTCCGCCTGCAACTGGGGAGCCGACGACGTATACGATTGGATTCGGGAATCGGGCGCTCATATGTACCGCTCCACCGGCGATATCCGCGACAATTGGGATTCAGTGAAGGAACTTGCCCTGTCCCAATTGGGAAAACAAAGCTACACCGGCTCCTTCTGCCATAACGACATGGATATGCTGATTGTTGGTATGTACGGTGGAAGCAACAATGATTATATTGGCAGCATCGGTGGATGCAACGACATCGAATATAAAACCCACTTCTCACTCTGGTCCATGATGGGTTCACCGCTAATGATTGGATGTGACGTGCGTAAGGCTAACCAGGTTACAAAGGATATTCTCCTGAATCCTGACCTGATCGCTATCAATCAGGACGTAGAAGCGCGCGGAGCTTACCGCATTAAACCAGAGCCGCAATGGTTTCACACAGACGATGTATTTATGCTGGTGAAGGTACTCACAGATGGTGATCTGGCTATTGGCTTTTTCAACCTGAGCGACAGCCAGCGGGAATTATCATTGCAATTTTGGGATATGGGTCTGCCTTATGCTGCCGGTTATGCTCTGTCCCTGTATGACTGCTGGGAACATCAAGAGCTTGGCGTATTCCGCGAACGCTTCGCTCCCGTTGTCGCAGCACATGATTGTTTAATTGTGCGTGCCAAACTGGTGAAATAAATGGCTCAACATCGCCTGTGCACCTCCTGTCAGGTTCCGCTCTCTTCAGACGATGTGGGCATCTACCTCAAATTGATCTCGCGCTCTGCCCAGCAATTTCTGTGCATTGATTGTATAGGAGTGAAGCTGAACTGTGGACGTGAGCCTATTGAGAAGCTGATCCGTTATTTCCGAGAGTCCGGGAACTGCGCCCTGTTCCGTTAACGTTATGCCTTGGTCCGGTGCAGCGTCATGTACGCGGTTGGCGTGTGTGAAGTTGCTTTCTTGAATACTTTGGAAAAATATAACGGATCATTGTAGCCGACAGAATAAGCCACCGATTGAATCGGCAGGCCCGACGTCTTCAGCAGTTCACAGGCGCGCTCGATTCGGCAGGATGTAATATACTCCAAAACAGACTTGCCGGTTGCTGCCTTAAACAGACGAAACAAATAACTGCGCTCCAGATTAACTGCCTTTACGATCTCCGTGACGGTCAATGTCGGCTTCCAGTAGTTCTGCTCGATGTACTTTCTCGCCAGCCAGACATAATCCTTGGCGTCCACCTGCGGCTCTTTAGGATAATGTTCCATATAGTAGGAGAGCAGCAGACGCAAACGGGCATCCGCCCGCAGTAATTCATAGGATGATGCACCCGCGTTCCAGGCAAGGTGAAAAAAAGGCTGCAGCGTCTCCGGCGAGACCGTCACCACGGGTTGTACCTCTGAGAGCTGTGTCAGCCCCAGTAACCGCCCGGCATCCTCACCGCTAAACTCCACCCAGACGTACTCCCATGGATCTTGCGGGTCCGGATAATAGTAAATCTCTTTTTGCGGAAATATGATAAAGCTTTCCCCCGTAACGAGCCGAAAAACGCGGCCGCCCGTCTCCAGCGTCCCTTGGCCGCGGATAATATAGTGCAGCGCATAAACGTCACGTACACCTGGCCCCCATTGGTGAGCGTTGGCCGGCTTGTGACCACCACTGATAAAATACAAATTACTGGCTCTACTGCTCTCATGCCAAATCGGATTCAACCTTGATTCCCCCTTTCTAATGCCACGTTGATCAAATTTTCGGTAACGCTTACACGCTAAATCCAGAGAGGAGAATGTTGTATGCTTAGAATGGTTACGGTAGAACATGGACAAGTGCAAGGACTGCCCGCGGCGGACCCGCGGATTACCAGCTTCAAGGGAATTCCTTTTGCCGCACCTCCTGTAGGTGAGAACCGCTGGCGCGCTCCGCAGCCGCAGTCGAGCTGGGAAGGTGTACTGCAAGCTTTTGATTTTGCCCCCATCTCGATGCAAGCCCCAACAGTCATCGATGATAACAATATCTATACCCGCGAATGGGCCGTTGATCCCGACCTGCCCATGGACGAGGATTGTCTGTATCTGAATGTCTGGACACCAGCCAAACGCACGGATGAGAAGCTACCTGTTTTTGTCTGGTATTTTGGCGGGGGTCTGCAAGTTGGCCATACGGCCGAAATGGAATTTGATGGCGAGCGAATCGCTCGTAGAGGTATTGTCGTCGTGACGATTAATTATCGGCTGAATGCCTTCGGCTTCCTGTGCCATCCTGAGATTAGTGCCGAATCCCCCCATGCACCCGCCAACTTTGGTCATCTCGATCAGCAAGCAGGTACCCAGTGGGTCAAACGCAACATTGCCGCCTTTGGCGGTGATCCAGACCAGATCACCATCGGCGGACAGTCGGCAGGCGGAGGAAGTGTACTCAGCCAGATGACCTCTCCGCAAAATAAAGGCTTGTTCCAGCGAGTCGTCATCATGAGCGGTATAGCTACCGAGTTATACCCGAAGGTCCGCGTGCCTTCTGTCCGTTCCACACTAAGGGATGCAGAGCAAGCAGGGGTTGAATTTTTTGGCTTCCTGGGCGTATCTTCCCTGGCTGAGGCGAGACAACTGGATGCTGAATATCTCCGTGACAAAGCACTCGAATACAAAAGCTTCTGGGGAACCGTCATCGACGAACAATTCTGCGCAGGCGATCCGTTTACTCGTTTTCTTCAGCAGGAGCGCGAGGCGATCCCCGTAATGCTGGGGCATACATCTTCCGAATTTTGGACCCGTCCCGCCGCAGCCAATCTGGAAGAACTGAAGCAGATGGCTGTGGAGCTGTTTGGCGAGGATGCTCCTGCCTTTTTGCAGCTATGTGAGGCTGATACCGGCCAAATCGAACATGCTCTGCAACAAGCATCGGTCCGCATGATCCAGCATGCCATTCTGCTCGCCATCCGCGCGAACAGCGGTCATCCGTCTGAAACGCCTCTCTACTATTATAACTTCGATGCCGAGATTCCGGGCTGGGACCAGCCAGGCACTTTTCACTCCGTCGATCTGTGGTTTTTCTTCGAAACACTCGCCAAATGCTGGCGGCCTTTCACAGGCAAGCATTATGATCTGGCTCGCCAAATGTGTAATTATTTATCCAACTTTATTGCTACAGGTGATCCAAACGGTTCGGACTCCACCGGAAAGCTGATGCCTCATTGGACTCCTTGTACTACGGAACAGCCGTATCTCATGGAATTTGGCGATCAGGCTCAATTACAGAAGGCTGAGCCCGGACCGATGCTCGCGTTTCTAATTGAACAATATTTCAAGAAACAGAATGCACCTGTTGTTTAAAACATGAGGCTTGCCCTCTCACGATATATGTAAGAGCCATGCTGTCGCATGGCTCTTTTTGTATAGTGTGAATGGTAGAGCGATGTTCTTTCGCCTATGCCTATTTAGCAAGTTACTCCACTACAGCAGTCTAAGGTAACAATCAGGCAGCCAAAGGAATCCCACGAACATTCAGCATCATTCCAAGAGATTCGTTATATATGAGTCTGTGTTGGTTTATTGAAGATGACAGGTAGCGTAATCTGTAATGAAAAGATATCCCTTTCCTGCGACACCGTCAACGTCCCGTTATGCTGCTGGATCATTTTCTGACAACTAACGAGCCCAATTTCGTTGCTATCTTTCTTTTTGCCAACACGTTTAATCTTATTCT
The nucleotide sequence above comes from Paenibacillus sp. W2I17. Encoded proteins:
- a CDS encoding glycoside hydrolase family 27 protein, with amino-acid sequence MSNNQVLGFAPALGWNSWNTFTWDINEQLIRDVADVFVSEGYLAAGYEYIVIDDCWSLKERDASGNLVADPEKFPSGMRALSDYIHSKGLKFGMYSCVGTHTCAGYPGSFEHEFQDAALFAEWGVDYLKYDYCFKPRHISGELLYKRMSLALKNCGRDILFSACNWGADDVYDWIRESGAHMYRSTGDIRDNWDSVKELALSQLGKQSYTGSFCHNDMDMLIVGMYGGSNNDYIGSIGGCNDIEYKTHFSLWSMMGSPLMIGCDVRKANQVTKDILLNPDLIAINQDVEARGAYRIKPEPQWFHTDDVFMLVKVLTDGDLAIGFFNLSDSQRELSLQFWDMGLPYAAGYALSLYDCWEHQELGVFRERFAPVVAAHDCLIVRAKLVK
- a CDS encoding DUF4317 domain-containing protein, coding for MNKKEVAHIRKQFKLDHDLLNIYDILNVYITKETNEVYHWERHPFELVDREKQELYMGNFKKLLTGDLDQKLFELKFQEAAEDPAQVLLHQALVTGDPDEWQDLMLLLVDRMLVDTKFERDMVATFVRGQYYLPTKARNEATEESEKNEVFAHPFILCSVNSTEKQRKTLLFDYVEREFKYNIIVDPIIKLSTPEQGFLYPSVTDNYSDVNRVLYCTGKSNFPDPHFVENVLNGERSVTALEERAIFEDIVKEVAGEQLDSATIAHVYEEINRVIEINEESHEEEPPKLDYKDLERVLTASGIEDLTTEKVERAFETIVDNKNYEMKATSVMPKFTSKSIKIETKVATISVSPQDLRYVKQVNYQGRRCIMIEVDEDVVIEGFTLNTETL
- a CDS encoding DNA alkylation repair protein: MNLDEVMQELEALGKERTKKIYISNGAHEPLFGVATGAMKPMAKRIKKDQPLAEQLYATGNYDAMYFAGVIADPQAMTEADFDRWIDAAYFYMISDFIVAVTLAETDIAQEVSDKWIASGDELKMSAGWSCYCWLLGSRKDAEFSENKMMEMLEQVKKTIHESPERTKYSMNNFLYTVATSYQPLHDQAVETAQAVGPVEVNKDMPKSKLLNASENIQKAVEKGRTGFKRKYVRC
- a CDS encoding carboxylesterase/lipase family protein; its protein translation is MLRMVTVEHGQVQGLPAADPRITSFKGIPFAAPPVGENRWRAPQPQSSWEGVLQAFDFAPISMQAPTVIDDNNIYTREWAVDPDLPMDEDCLYLNVWTPAKRTDEKLPVFVWYFGGGLQVGHTAEMEFDGERIARRGIVVVTINYRLNAFGFLCHPEISAESPHAPANFGHLDQQAGTQWVKRNIAAFGGDPDQITIGGQSAGGGSVLSQMTSPQNKGLFQRVVIMSGIATELYPKVRVPSVRSTLRDAEQAGVEFFGFLGVSSLAEARQLDAEYLRDKALEYKSFWGTVIDEQFCAGDPFTRFLQQEREAIPVMLGHTSSEFWTRPAAANLEELKQMAVELFGEDAPAFLQLCEADTGQIEHALQQASVRMIQHAILLAIRANSGHPSETPLYYYNFDAEIPGWDQPGTFHSVDLWFFFETLAKCWRPFTGKHYDLARQMCNYLSNFIATGDPNGSDSTGKLMPHWTPCTTEQPYLMEFGDQAQLQKAEPGPMLAFLIEQYFKKQNAPVV
- a CDS encoding AraC family transcriptional regulator, producing the protein MNPIWHESSRASNLYFISGGHKPANAHQWGPGVRDVYALHYIIRGQGTLETGGRVFRLVTGESFIIFPQKEIYYYPDPQDPWEYVWVEFSGEDAGRLLGLTQLSEVQPVVTVSPETLQPFFHLAWNAGASSYELLRADARLRLLLSYYMEHYPKEPQVDAKDYVWLARKYIEQNYWKPTLTVTEIVKAVNLERSYLFRLFKAATGKSVLEYITSCRIERACELLKTSGLPIQSVAYSVGYNDPLYFSKVFKKATSHTPTAYMTLHRTKA
- a CDS encoding AraC family transcriptional regulator, whose translation is MPKPKKPVIEYRHYSLPIDFPVLLLSGDRWRISDIKSEHLHFHNHMEIGICYSDGGIMEIKGESVPFRAGDVTFIPRYLPHTTYSSPNNASLWAYIFFSPEELFRHSLKTAQSHIEPNLWAIQGSNCILNKEQYPKIHMLATSVVEEIKQQSPYYRESAYGLLMSLYIELLRIHASSERLSSQDQERERDLQGDLVISPVLEFITKNYMMPVTIDYLAELCHLSTTHFRRKFHEIMGTTPLDFLNSTRIEEACKRLKSTEASILSISEQVGFRSISSFNRCFAKLMGESPKAWRKGAHTEAQSAKASILEFTGWV